From a region of the Streptomyces caniferus genome:
- a CDS encoding CoA transferase, which translates to MGHPAVICATQPLEGVRLEVSGPSALTSPALGHLRALGATVPETPPAHGGPARFAAAGKGPGKVTAHTAWADALPATAAVDESTVQAATGMMHVHGRRDGRPRGLAVDYAATCASVLTVQGLLAAMLGRARGGVRSTHVTTGADRAALLTLSQYIAAANAPEAETVAPAPGGPPFTARCGTRFELEALDPVPWARFWRELGAPEAAIRAGWPPFQFRYATACAPLPEALHRTARDTSWARIRQAAAAAGAEVCPLRPLADRVAECGGAAPWTLTPRAEAWAAPGSAPAPDPALPLSGLTVLEAGRRIQAPLAAHLLGLLGADVVRIEPPGGDPLRGMPPCCSDISARWLALNRGKRAVQIDIKSRAGQAELRELAAGADVFLHNWAPGKAEQFGLGAEDLAAVNAGLVYAYTSGWAGRLADVPMGTDFMVQARTGVGEAARPADEAPAPSLMTLIDVLGGLLGAEAVVSGLLLRERVGRGVRVESSLLGAAETLTAPALRRAMAGGSPRRPAGFRRPLATADGWLAPSDDSAPAVGRRAAALRELTSQQAVDGLHEQGLSATAVVTELGALPHDPRFGGALTRDPLGSLVVPAPWRFA; encoded by the coding sequence GTGGGACACCCCGCCGTCATCTGCGCGACCCAGCCGCTGGAGGGAGTTCGCCTGGAGGTATCGGGTCCGTCCGCGCTCACCTCCCCGGCGCTGGGCCATCTGCGAGCACTCGGCGCGACGGTTCCCGAGACGCCCCCGGCGCACGGCGGCCCCGCGCGCTTCGCGGCCGCGGGGAAGGGACCGGGAAAGGTCACCGCGCACACCGCGTGGGCCGACGCCCTGCCGGCGACCGCTGCCGTCGACGAGTCAACCGTCCAGGCGGCCACCGGCATGATGCATGTGCACGGCAGGCGCGACGGCCGCCCGCGCGGCCTGGCGGTCGACTACGCGGCGACCTGTGCCTCCGTGCTGACCGTGCAGGGACTGCTGGCCGCCATGCTGGGCCGGGCGCGCGGCGGTGTGCGCAGCACGCACGTCACCACCGGCGCCGACCGGGCCGCGCTGCTCACCCTCTCCCAGTACATCGCCGCGGCGAACGCGCCGGAGGCCGAGACGGTGGCGCCGGCCCCGGGCGGACCGCCGTTCACCGCCCGGTGCGGTACCCGATTCGAGCTGGAAGCGCTGGATCCCGTCCCGTGGGCCCGGTTCTGGCGGGAGCTCGGCGCGCCCGAGGCCGCGATACGCGCCGGCTGGCCGCCCTTCCAGTTCCGTTACGCCACTGCCTGTGCCCCGCTGCCCGAGGCGCTGCACCGGACGGCGCGCGACACCTCCTGGGCGCGGATCCGGCAGGCCGCGGCCGCCGCGGGAGCCGAGGTGTGTCCCCTGCGCCCGCTGGCCGACAGGGTTGCGGAGTGCGGGGGCGCGGCGCCGTGGACCTTGACGCCGCGTGCGGAGGCGTGGGCCGCGCCCGGCTCCGCCCCTGCCCCTGATCCTGCTCTTCCGCTCTCGGGGCTGACCGTGCTGGAGGCGGGCCGACGCATCCAGGCCCCGCTCGCGGCACACCTCCTCGGCCTGCTCGGCGCGGACGTCGTACGGATCGAACCCCCCGGCGGGGACCCGCTGCGCGGCATGCCGCCCTGCTGCTCCGACATCTCGGCGCGCTGGCTCGCCCTGAACAGGGGCAAGCGAGCGGTCCAGATCGACATCAAGTCCCGTGCCGGACAGGCGGAGTTGCGCGAGCTGGCCGCCGGTGCCGATGTCTTCCTGCACAACTGGGCGCCGGGCAAGGCCGAGCAGTTCGGGCTGGGCGCCGAGGATCTCGCGGCGGTCAACGCGGGCCTGGTGTACGCCTACACCAGCGGCTGGGCGGGGAGGCTGGCCGACGTCCCGATGGGCACCGATTTCATGGTGCAGGCCCGTACCGGTGTCGGCGAGGCGGCACGTCCCGCCGACGAGGCGCCGGCACCGTCGCTGATGACCCTGATCGATGTCCTGGGCGGGTTGCTCGGCGCCGAGGCAGTGGTGAGCGGGCTGCTGTTGCGTGAGCGCGTCGGTCGGGGGGTGCGGGTGGAGTCCTCGCTGCTGGGGGCCGCGGAAACGCTCACCGCACCGGCGTTGCGCAGGGCGATGGCCGGCGGGTCCCCGCGCCGGCCCGCGGGCTTCCGGCGCCCCCTGGCGACCGCGGACGGATGGCTGGCGCCGAGCGACGACTCCGCTCCGGCCGTGGGCCGTCGTGCCGCCGCGCTACGCGAGCTGACCTCACAGCAGGCGGTCGACGGACTGCACGAACAGGGCCTGTCCGCGACCGCCGTCGTCACCGAGCTCGGCGCCCTGCCGCACGACCCGCGGTTCGGCGGCGCCCTCACCCGTGACCCGCTCGGCTCCCTCGTCGTCCCCGCGCCCTGGAGATTCGCATGA
- a CDS encoding class I adenylate-forming enzyme family protein: protein MTHPLHDLVPAPLRRAWAAEGHCPDIDLYTLFRAHRTAHPLRTAVVDARGETSYAELDSRARCLAAGLVEAGIRPGDVVGVQLPNSAAAVTADLALAALGAVALPFPVGRGSREARSLLGRSGAGAVIAAMEYRGIEHARELAELAGELPALRTVIAAGPGPLPAGCLSLAELLGAGQDSFTPERPHPDTAARILVSSGSEAEPKMVAYTHNALAGGRGNFLASLLTEGTPPRCLFLTPLASAFGSSGTAVTLARHGGTLVLLDRFTPEAALAAIRAHRPTHVLGVPTMVRMMLEQWEADPVPVDGLTALVLGGSALDAATQEEARRVFHCPVVNLYGSADGVNCHTGPARESVPAGGPGVVVGRPDPTVCEIRIAPLHGSASTGAGEILARGPMTPLCYVGAPELNMRYRTADGWVRTGDLGMLDADGTLRVVGRLKDIVIRGGANISPAEVEGELSSHPDVRDVLCVGVPDPLMGERLAACVVPRSGREITLASLCAHLDACGLERRKHPERLLTVAGELPLTPAGKPDRTALRERLAAASPSAREQTG from the coding sequence ATGACCCACCCGCTTCACGATCTGGTCCCCGCCCCTCTGCGGCGTGCCTGGGCCGCCGAAGGGCACTGTCCCGACATCGATCTGTACACCCTGTTCCGGGCCCATCGGACCGCCCATCCGCTCCGTACCGCCGTGGTGGACGCACGGGGCGAGACCTCCTACGCGGAGCTGGACAGCCGGGCCCGATGTCTGGCCGCCGGTCTCGTCGAGGCCGGCATCCGTCCCGGTGACGTCGTGGGCGTCCAACTGCCGAACAGCGCAGCGGCGGTGACGGCCGATCTGGCCCTGGCCGCGCTGGGGGCCGTGGCCCTCCCCTTCCCGGTCGGGCGCGGCAGCCGGGAGGCCAGATCGCTGCTCGGCCGGTCCGGCGCCGGTGCGGTGATCGCGGCCATGGAGTACCGGGGCATCGAGCACGCGAGGGAACTCGCGGAACTGGCCGGGGAACTGCCCGCGTTGCGCACCGTGATCGCCGCGGGCCCCGGCCCTCTCCCCGCCGGATGCCTGTCGCTGGCCGAGCTGCTCGGCGCCGGCCAGGACAGCTTCACCCCGGAGCGTCCCCACCCCGACACGGCGGCCCGGATCCTGGTGTCCTCCGGCTCCGAGGCCGAGCCGAAGATGGTGGCGTATACGCACAACGCCCTCGCCGGTGGCCGCGGCAACTTCCTCGCGTCCCTGCTCACCGAGGGCACTCCCCCGCGGTGTTTGTTCCTCACACCGCTCGCCTCGGCGTTCGGGAGCAGCGGTACCGCGGTCACCCTCGCCCGGCACGGGGGAACTCTCGTCCTGCTCGACCGCTTCACGCCCGAGGCGGCGCTGGCGGCGATCCGCGCCCACCGGCCGACCCATGTGCTGGGCGTGCCCACGATGGTCCGCATGATGCTGGAGCAGTGGGAGGCGGACCCCGTCCCCGTCGACGGGCTGACGGCGCTGGTCCTGGGCGGCTCCGCGCTGGATGCGGCCACCCAGGAGGAAGCGCGCCGGGTGTTCCACTGCCCGGTGGTCAACCTCTACGGGTCCGCCGACGGCGTCAACTGCCATACGGGGCCGGCACGGGAGAGCGTACCGGCGGGCGGTCCGGGCGTCGTGGTGGGCCGGCCCGATCCGACGGTCTGCGAGATCCGTATCGCTCCCCTGCACGGCAGTGCCTCGACGGGGGCCGGGGAGATCCTCGCGCGGGGCCCGATGACGCCGCTGTGCTACGTCGGCGCACCGGAGCTGAACATGCGCTACCGCACCGCGGACGGCTGGGTGCGCACCGGTGATCTGGGGATGCTGGACGCGGACGGCACACTGCGCGTGGTCGGCCGCCTCAAGGACATCGTGATCCGTGGCGGGGCGAACATCAGCCCCGCCGAGGTCGAGGGCGAGCTCTCCTCCCACCCGGACGTGCGGGACGTGCTCTGTGTCGGTGTGCCAGACCCGTTGATGGGTGAGCGGCTGGCGGCCTGCGTGGTGCCGAGGTCCGGGCGCGAGATCACCTTGGCGAGTCTGTGCGCCCACCTCGACGCGTGTGGTCTGGAGCGCCGCAAGCATCCGGAGCGCCTGCTCACGGTGGCCGGCGAGCTGCCGCTCACGCCGGCCGGCAAACCCGATCGCACCGCACTGCGCGAGAGGCTCGCCGCCGCTTCCCCGAGTGCCCGGGAACAGACGGGATGA
- a CDS encoding ABC transporter substrate-binding protein: MARARVLVRPLTALSAGLLLVSGCGASGASSKDASADSSGKSSGPVVVATTSWEAALARAAGAKNVKSLVPASIRHAPDYDLKPTDLTAVAGADYVLYASFEPFAGRIKEAAGSKAKMIELDLDNAPAKTTANVTRLGKAFGTQQAAAKWNATLTGQWKSLSHQVKAAWPGGKAPAVASQAFTRWAADLAGARVVGTYGPEAVTPAQLSALSGKKPKFVLDNENMSTGTVLPGSGAEQLNIVNYPGADLDLLGVYRKAAQQMKKAFAAS; this comes from the coding sequence ATGGCGCGTGCCCGCGTCCTCGTCCGTCCCCTCACCGCGCTGAGCGCGGGGCTGCTGCTCGTCTCCGGATGTGGTGCCTCCGGCGCGTCCTCGAAGGACGCTTCGGCGGACTCGTCCGGAAAGTCCTCCGGTCCCGTCGTCGTCGCCACCACCTCCTGGGAGGCGGCACTGGCCAGGGCGGCTGGCGCCAAGAACGTCAAGTCCCTGGTCCCCGCCTCGATCCGGCATGCGCCCGACTACGACCTCAAGCCGACCGACCTGACCGCCGTGGCGGGAGCGGACTACGTCCTGTACGCCTCCTTCGAACCGTTCGCCGGACGTATCAAGGAGGCGGCCGGATCCAAGGCGAAGATGATCGAGCTCGATCTGGACAACGCCCCCGCGAAGACGACGGCCAATGTGACACGGCTGGGCAAGGCGTTCGGAACGCAGCAGGCCGCCGCGAAGTGGAACGCCACCTTGACCGGCCAGTGGAAGTCCCTGTCCCATCAGGTGAAGGCTGCCTGGCCGGGCGGTAAGGCCCCCGCCGTGGCATCGCAGGCCTTCACCAGGTGGGCGGCCGACTTGGCCGGGGCGCGGGTGGTGGGGACCTACGGCCCGGAAGCGGTCACTCCGGCGCAGTTGTCCGCCCTGTCCGGCAAGAAGCCGAAGTTCGTCCTCGACAACGAGAACATGTCGACCGGGACCGTACTGCCCGGATCGGGGGCCGAGCAGCTGAACATCGTCAACTACCCGGGAGCGGACCTCGACCTGCTCGGGGTCTACCGCAAGGCCGCGCAGCAGATGAAGAAGGCGTTCGCCGCGTCCTGA
- a CDS encoding metal ABC transporter permease → MSAWGQVGDLLQLVPVQRAGAGLLLSALGLPIVGVVIVGLDIMPVRFAMMHVALLGIAVGQLLGVDPVLCALVACALAGAGVAPLARSADGLSGAMGLLMSLAIAAALLLLALSGVNANGAFALLWGSILAVRPADLAVLGALAVALPALFVWRRRDLALLLHDRELALCSGVAVQRLTVLLLVLVAIAVAGAIRLTGALLVDALTLLPALAARRLGRSLVSITLWAVGIGLVVNVVGFLVSLAWDLPPGPVLVLAAGAVALAAHLLPERRNSSWRVPASSSVPSPR, encoded by the coding sequence GTGAGCGCGTGGGGGCAGGTGGGCGACCTCCTGCAACTGGTTCCTGTGCAGCGGGCCGGGGCCGGGCTGCTCCTGTCCGCGCTCGGGTTGCCGATCGTGGGCGTGGTGATCGTCGGGCTGGACATCATGCCGGTGCGCTTCGCGATGATGCATGTCGCGCTGCTGGGCATCGCCGTGGGCCAGTTGCTGGGCGTGGACCCGGTGCTGTGCGCCCTCGTCGCCTGTGCCCTGGCGGGCGCGGGAGTTGCCCCGCTGGCCCGCAGTGCCGACGGACTCTCTGGGGCCATGGGCTTGTTGATGAGTCTGGCCATCGCCGCCGCGCTGTTGCTGCTGGCCCTGTCGGGGGTGAACGCCAACGGCGCCTTCGCGCTCCTGTGGGGATCGATCCTGGCGGTGCGCCCCGCCGACCTCGCTGTACTGGGCGCACTCGCGGTGGCCCTGCCGGCCCTGTTCGTCTGGCGCCGCCGCGATCTGGCCCTGCTGCTGCACGACCGTGAACTCGCCCTGTGTTCCGGGGTGGCGGTGCAGCGGCTGACCGTGCTGCTCCTGGTCCTGGTGGCGATCGCGGTGGCCGGCGCCATCCGGCTGACGGGGGCGCTGCTGGTGGACGCCCTCACGCTGCTGCCCGCGCTCGCCGCCCGCCGCCTCGGCCGCTCCCTGGTGTCGATCACGCTGTGGGCTGTCGGCATCGGCCTCGTGGTCAACGTCGTCGGCTTCCTCGTCTCCCTTGCCTGGGACCTGCCGCCCGGCCCGGTCCTCGTCCTCGCTGCGGGGGCCGTCGCCCTGGCAGCTCATCTCCTACCCGAACGGAGAAACTCCTCATGGCGCGTGCCCGCGTCCTCGTCCGTCCCCTCACCGCGCTGA
- a CDS encoding ABC transporter ATP-binding protein, with the protein MAGVDLDVGAGERVALTGTNGSGKTTLLRAVLGLHRQADGEILVGGRGHRTAAERSWRRRACAWIPQRPAAGRFPLLARELLASSGSPAQAAEAAERLGVGALADRPLSSLSGGQLQRMHLARAVGCVAAGAGVLLADEPTAALDFAGQEEAAEVLTTLPVTVVVVTHDRAMVARCDRTLEMAAGQLREVR; encoded by the coding sequence GTGGCCGGTGTGGATTTGGATGTCGGCGCCGGTGAACGCGTCGCGCTGACCGGGACGAACGGATCAGGCAAGACGACTCTGCTGCGCGCGGTGCTCGGCCTGCACCGGCAGGCCGACGGCGAGATCCTCGTCGGCGGGCGGGGCCACCGGACGGCCGCGGAGCGGTCCTGGCGCCGGCGGGCCTGCGCCTGGATTCCCCAGCGGCCCGCCGCCGGGCGCTTCCCCCTGCTGGCGCGGGAGCTGTTGGCCAGCAGCGGCTCCCCGGCGCAGGCGGCCGAGGCGGCCGAGCGGCTGGGCGTGGGCGCACTGGCCGACCGGCCGCTGAGCAGCCTGTCCGGCGGGCAGCTCCAGCGTATGCATCTGGCCCGGGCGGTCGGGTGCGTGGCGGCCGGCGCGGGGGTCCTGCTCGCCGACGAGCCGACGGCGGCACTGGACTTCGCGGGCCAGGAGGAAGCCGCCGAGGTGCTCACGACGTTGCCGGTCACGGTGGTCGTGGTCACGCACGACCGGGCGATGGTCGCCCGGTGCGACCGGACGCTGGAAATGGCCGCCGGGCAGCTGCGGGAGGTCCGGTGA
- a CDS encoding sigma-70 family RNA polymerase sigma factor, with the protein MCGEGRARVREAEDAQVTRWALAARTGDEAAVENFVRGTQRHVLRYVTHLSRDAQAADDLVQDTYLRALRSLPAFEGRSSARTWLLTIARRTVADRIRANKARPRVAGLADWEVVAEQAQCETGPGFDEGVALTDLLSALEPSRREAFVLTQLLGLPYAEAAAVVGCPVGTVRSRVARARETLIALLDAADGEPAYRAAAVAQEWKQHSRGRSWKVAGSVA; encoded by the coding sequence ATGTGCGGCGAGGGGAGGGCTCGCGTGCGTGAGGCGGAGGACGCTCAGGTGACCCGGTGGGCCCTGGCGGCCCGTACGGGGGATGAAGCGGCGGTGGAGAATTTTGTGCGGGGCACCCAGCGTCATGTACTGCGGTATGTCACGCACTTGAGCCGCGACGCCCAGGCCGCGGACGACCTGGTGCAGGACACCTATCTGCGTGCCCTGCGCAGCCTGCCCGCGTTCGAGGGCCGGTCCTCGGCCCGTACCTGGCTGCTGACCATCGCCCGCCGTACGGTCGCCGACCGGATCCGCGCCAACAAGGCCAGGCCCCGGGTCGCCGGGCTCGCCGACTGGGAGGTCGTGGCGGAGCAGGCGCAGTGCGAGACCGGTCCGGGCTTCGACGAGGGGGTGGCTCTGACCGATCTGCTCTCCGCCCTGGAGCCGTCGCGACGGGAAGCGTTCGTGCTCACCCAACTGCTCGGGCTGCCGTACGCGGAGGCGGCCGCTGTCGTCGGCTGTCCTGTGGGCACGGTCCGCTCCCGGGTGGCCCGGGCCCGCGAGACGCTGATCGCGCTGCTCGACGCCGCCGACGGTGAGCCCGCGTACCGGGCCGCCGCCGTGGCACAGGAATGGAAGCAGCATTCCCGCGGTCGGTCGTGGAAGGTGGCCGGTTCGGTGGCGTGA
- a CDS encoding PE-PGRS family protein: MEAGYVLRGLRAVAFATVCVLLTALGHALSSGSPLLWHVVLAAVLGSSAGAWCFARRERGPVTVGLLTAGTQAALHTAFALSQTAPGHGDGSWSLVRLVRKALACDGGTLLSSARFGSRLVRDPMGGMPPSLHEGMQNGGHPMLAAHVVVAALSAWWMWGGEQAVFRVVRTVSLVVFRRIFPAVRPLLPAVLQDARVPEQRPRRALREQLLAHVVSLRGPPREPAAC, encoded by the coding sequence ATGGAAGCCGGATACGTTCTCAGGGGCCTGCGGGCCGTGGCGTTCGCCACGGTCTGTGTGCTGCTCACGGCTCTCGGGCACGCGCTGTCGTCCGGATCGCCGCTGCTGTGGCACGTGGTGCTCGCGGCTGTTCTGGGATCTTCCGCCGGTGCGTGGTGCTTCGCCCGGCGCGAGCGCGGGCCCGTGACGGTGGGGCTGCTGACCGCCGGTACCCAGGCGGCGCTGCACACGGCGTTCGCGCTCAGCCAGACGGCCCCGGGCCACGGCGACGGCTCGTGGTCCTTGGTCCGGCTGGTGCGGAAGGCGCTGGCGTGTGACGGCGGGACGCTGCTCTCGTCCGCGCGGTTCGGCAGTCGACTCGTCCGCGACCCGATGGGCGGCATGCCGCCGTCGCTGCACGAAGGGATGCAGAACGGTGGGCACCCGATGCTCGCGGCCCATGTGGTGGTCGCGGCGCTGAGTGCCTGGTGGATGTGGGGCGGGGAGCAGGCGGTCTTCCGGGTCGTACGGACCGTGTCCCTGGTCGTCTTCCGGCGGATCTTCCCTGCGGTGCGTCCCCTGCTGCCCGCGGTCCTCCAGGACGCCCGGGTACCGGAGCAGAGGCCGCGCCGGGCCCTGCGCGAACAACTGCTGGCCCATGTGGTGTCGTTGCGCGGTCCTCCGCGGGAGCCGGCTGCCTGCTGA
- a CDS encoding FUSC family protein, with protein MVGYAPQATPSEAGRFARIGQWWRRALGSDGPERHTALLIGKSTLAATIAWVISSDLLNAQSPAFAPFSAVLIMQVTIYQSLVQSLRYVGAVAAGVAVQIALGFLVGPQVVTFALVALVALLIGRWSALGVQGGQVPTAAFFAFATYASATGLPEKISQLGQIVLLVLIGSVVALSVNLVVFPPMRFRSAEYSVRTLAHTLCELIGDLHPVLSAGELDEEHTQQWRTRAAQTGELIAQAQAGIRTAQESLYFNPRRLLRRHRRHTGFENYGAVLEALERALYQAASLTRSLDQWRDAETSYNYREFLERYGTFLAAIADNARLLSTLDEDHLATQAGELCRLADRAQRYRRQVAEQAESDGLPLADPTRPYGVLVVEATRLMEEFQHTSDVLRRYADT; from the coding sequence ATGGTCGGCTATGCGCCTCAGGCGACGCCGTCGGAGGCAGGCCGGTTCGCCCGCATCGGTCAGTGGTGGCGTCGGGCACTGGGGTCGGACGGCCCGGAACGCCATACGGCGTTGTTGATCGGCAAGAGCACCCTGGCCGCGACGATCGCGTGGGTGATCTCCTCCGACCTCCTGAACGCACAGTCGCCGGCGTTCGCGCCGTTCTCGGCGGTGCTGATCATGCAGGTCACCATCTATCAGTCGCTGGTGCAGTCACTGCGTTATGTCGGGGCGGTAGCGGCCGGAGTGGCCGTGCAGATCGCCCTGGGCTTCCTGGTGGGGCCTCAGGTCGTCACCTTCGCGTTGGTGGCCCTGGTCGCCCTCCTGATCGGGCGGTGGTCGGCGTTGGGAGTGCAAGGCGGCCAGGTGCCGACGGCGGCGTTCTTCGCCTTCGCCACCTACGCCTCCGCGACGGGGCTTCCGGAAAAGATCAGCCAGCTGGGGCAGATCGTGCTGCTCGTCCTCATCGGCTCCGTCGTGGCCCTCTCCGTGAACCTCGTGGTCTTCCCGCCGATGCGGTTTCGCAGCGCCGAATACAGCGTCCGCACCCTCGCCCACACCCTGTGCGAACTGATCGGCGACCTCCATCCCGTGCTGTCGGCAGGCGAACTCGACGAGGAGCACACCCAGCAGTGGCGCACTCGGGCCGCGCAGACCGGGGAGCTGATCGCCCAGGCGCAGGCCGGTATCCGCACGGCGCAGGAGAGCCTCTACTTCAACCCGCGGCGCCTGCTCCGCCGCCATCGCCGGCACACCGGTTTCGAGAATTACGGTGCCGTGCTGGAAGCGCTGGAACGGGCCCTGTACCAGGCCGCTTCCCTCACCCGGAGCCTCGACCAGTGGCGCGACGCCGAGACCAGCTACAACTACCGGGAATTCCTCGAGCGCTACGGCACGTTTCTGGCGGCCATCGCCGACAACGCCCGCCTCCTCAGCACCCTGGACGAGGACCACTTGGCCACCCAGGCCGGTGAACTGTGCCGACTGGCGGACCGGGCCCAGCGCTACCGACGGCAGGTGGCCGAACAGGCCGAGAGCGACGGCCTGCCCCTCGCGGACCCCACCCGCCCGTATGGCGTACTCGTCGTCGAGGCCACCCGCCTGATGGAAGAGTTCCAGCACACCAGCGACGTACTCCGGCGGTACGCCGACACGTAG
- a CDS encoding FMN-binding glutamate synthase family protein, with protein MYRLAFLVIVMFAAVTSLVLAVAHSLWWWLPAGALVSLAVIGLWDVLQPRHSVLRNYPVLGHMRYLLESIRPEMQQYFVERNTDGRPYDRDIRSIVYQRAKGTEAEEAFGTEQDVYQPGFEFLVPSMAPKPVPDRAPVVRIGGPDCTQPYDMALLNVSAMSFGSLSSNAILALNRGAAEGGFAHDTGEGGLSEYHLRHGGDLIWEIGTGYFGCRTADGAFDEREFAAKAAHEHVKCVSLKLSQGAKPGIGGVLPGGKVNAEIARVREVPQGRTVISPPYHRQFSTPRELVRFIARMRELAAGKPTGFKLCVGSRQQFLAVCKAMMEENTTPDFIVVDGAEGGTGAAPLEFADNVGAPLTEGLITVHNALMGTGLRGRIKIGASGKVATGTDLVKRLLQGADYTNAARAMMFAVGCIQAQRCHTNTCPVGVTTQDPRRARALNVEDKSQRVRRYQEATVRSALHIMASMGIHDAAELAPHQLRRRLDPRTVCSYADLYDWLAPGQLLADPPQDWRQDWEAADPDRFTT; from the coding sequence ATGTACCGGCTGGCTTTCCTCGTCATCGTCATGTTCGCCGCGGTCACGTCGTTGGTCCTGGCGGTGGCGCACTCCCTTTGGTGGTGGTTGCCGGCCGGTGCACTGGTGTCGCTGGCCGTGATCGGCCTATGGGACGTGCTGCAGCCTCGGCACTCGGTGCTACGCAATTACCCCGTGTTGGGTCATATGCGCTACCTGCTCGAATCGATTCGCCCGGAGATGCAGCAGTACTTCGTCGAGCGGAATACCGACGGCCGTCCCTATGACCGCGACATTCGCAGCATTGTCTACCAGCGGGCCAAGGGCACCGAAGCCGAAGAGGCATTCGGTACCGAACAGGACGTCTATCAACCCGGTTTCGAGTTCCTGGTGCCCTCCATGGCCCCGAAACCGGTGCCCGATCGGGCCCCCGTGGTCCGGATCGGCGGACCGGACTGCACGCAGCCCTATGACATGGCACTGCTCAACGTCTCCGCGATGAGCTTCGGCTCGCTCTCCTCGAACGCCATTCTCGCCCTCAATCGCGGAGCGGCCGAGGGCGGTTTCGCTCACGACACGGGCGAGGGCGGACTGTCGGAATACCACCTGCGCCACGGCGGGGACCTGATCTGGGAGATCGGTACCGGCTACTTCGGCTGCCGGACCGCCGACGGCGCTTTCGACGAGCGGGAGTTTGCCGCCAAAGCAGCTCACGAGCACGTGAAATGCGTGTCCCTGAAGCTGTCGCAAGGAGCGAAACCCGGCATCGGGGGAGTGCTGCCGGGAGGCAAGGTCAACGCGGAGATAGCCCGTGTACGTGAGGTGCCCCAAGGCCGTACCGTCATATCGCCGCCCTACCATCGGCAGTTCAGTACTCCGCGAGAGCTGGTCAGGTTCATCGCCAGAATGCGGGAGCTGGCCGCTGGCAAGCCGACGGGCTTCAAGTTGTGTGTCGGCTCGCGACAGCAATTCCTCGCGGTCTGCAAGGCGATGATGGAAGAGAACACCACACCGGACTTCATCGTCGTCGACGGCGCCGAAGGCGGCACCGGCGCCGCCCCGTTGGAATTCGCGGACAACGTGGGCGCCCCTCTCACCGAAGGACTGATCACCGTCCACAACGCCCTGATGGGCACAGGACTGCGGGGCCGTATCAAGATCGGCGCCAGCGGCAAGGTGGCCACCGGCACCGACCTGGTCAAACGGCTGCTCCAAGGCGCCGACTACACCAATGCCGCGCGCGCGATGATGTTCGCCGTCGGGTGCATCCAGGCGCAGCGGTGTCACACCAACACCTGCCCTGTGGGTGTGACCACTCAGGACCCGCGCCGTGCCCGTGCGTTGAACGTCGAAGACAAATCCCAGCGGGTCCGCCGCTATCAAGAGGCCACCGTGCGCAGCGCCCTGCACATCATGGCCTCGATGGGTATCCATGACGCCGCCGAACTGGCTCCTCACCAACTGCGTCGACGACTGGACCCCCGCACCGTCTGCTCCTACGCCGACCTGTATGACTGGCTCGCCCCCGGCCAACTCCTGGCAGACCCCCCGCAGGACTGGCGACAGGACTGGGAGGCGGCCGACCCCGACCGCTTCACGACCTGA